Genomic window (Capsicum annuum cultivar UCD-10X-F1 chromosome 10, UCD10Xv1.1, whole genome shotgun sequence):
TTACAGCACTCAACCATCTTATATCTCAATCACGCAATTGCTGATTTTGCTGAGGCACTTGCTTCTAAGTTACCTGGTGATCTCAAGGTATTTCTTTACTCTTTGGCTTATTATGTAGAGCACTATACCAAATATATCTACAAAGTTTAACTTCAATACACAATACATGTAACTGTCCATCCATAAGATATGCGGTCAGTATCTTGGAAAATTACAAATTAGTTAACTTATATGCACAGTACTTGTAACCGTCCATAAAAAGTGAACTCAGTAGCTAGAAAATTAGGCAGGTTATCTTCTATAACGGATACAATTATAGCGTAAAAGTACTTTGCAATGTCGGTGATTGTACGTTAAATTTTGATTTTCCAGGTTGTGTTCTTCACCAATTCTGGAACCGAGGCAAATGAGTTAGCAATCATGATGGCAAGGCTGTACACTGGTTGTCATGATATCATTTCTCTAAGGAATGCTTACCATGGAAACGCAGCTGCCACTATGAGCACCACTGCACAAAGCATATGGAAATTCAACGTAGTACAGGTACAACTTTGTATTCTGCAAATTGCTATTCCTCAGTGTTTGCTTTATGAATCACTATCAAGATATCCTATGCAGAATGAATTTACTTGACCATAGCGTGAAAAAATCACACGCCCTCGTTTATGTAGTCAATCATCCGTGTGTTTTTATCAGATGACTATTATAAAGTTACTGTACAGGAGTTAATTGATTACTCTGTTACTTTACTCAGTATCTTATCATCTTTAAGAAATTACTGTCAGTCATACCATTAGATCTGATACTCGGAGGAGTTCCAGAAACAGCAAAAGAAAATTGCCTATAAATAACAAGTTTAATGTTTCTATCCATTTTAAAGGCATATTTGATTAACTATAACAACCGGAGTATTAGTTATCTGCAAGAGTATTTTGTAGGTAGCATATGATGGTGCCATAATGTACCAAACCTTGTAATGTTTCTTACTCTGTCTCTTGTTCACTTACTATCTACTTTGCTGGTCAGAGTGGAGTGCATCATGCCATAAATCCTGATCCATACAGAGGTTTGTTCGGTTCTGATGGTGAGAAGTATGCGAAGGACGTTGAAGATCTAATCCAATTCGGAACATCTGGAAGGGTTGCTGCTTTTATGTCTGAAGCTATACAGGTACTCATCCCCCAAGGTTTTACCTTGTCCATCTATTTAACATACAACATTGTGTTTATCGTCCTCTAAATGTTCTTTCAAGTGTAGGGTGTTGGTGGGATAGTTGAATTGGCTCCAGGTTACTTGCCTGCTGCATACAGCACTATACGAAAAGCTGGAGGCCTTTGTATTGCAGATGAGGTTCAAGCTGGATTTGCTCGCACTGGAATCAACTTCTGGGGATTTGAGAACCAAGGAGTGGTTCCTGACATAGTGACAATGGCAAAAGTCAGTCTATTCAACAATGACAATCTGCTATTTTCCGTACTCGATGACAAAAATTAAGcttcttttacttattttttttctcgTTATTTCAGGGCATTGGAAATGGAATACCCCTTGGGGCTGTGGTTACAACTCCTGAGATTGCACAGGTCTTGACTCATCATAATTACTTCAACACATTTGGTGGAAATCCTGTGTGCACTTCTGCAGGACTTGCTGTCCTTAAAGTGATTGAAAAGGAAAAGCTTCAAGAAAATGCTCATGTTGTTGGTTCCTTCTTGAAAGAGCGGCTTATGGCTATCAAAAATAAGCATGAAAGTAAGATTTTATTTCTCCTTTCAACCTAATGATTATTACCTCCACAGGAGGAtgatcaaataattattttggaggAAACACTGCATTTCTGTCATATTCACTTCCGATTGATTCAGGCTTCTGC
Coding sequences:
- the LOC107845948 gene encoding alanine--glyoxylate aminotransferase 2 homolog 2, mitochondrial; translation: MQRFITRNAKFVGDVRGCLSQRCYSQFGLASKKDDDDMMINHPRMPHFDYSPPPYNGPSADEILNKRREFLSPSMFYFYEKPLNLVHGKMQYLFDSSGRRYLDAFGGIATVSCGHCHPDVVDAIVNQTKRLQHSTILYLNHAIADFAEALASKLPGDLKVVFFTNSGTEANELAIMMARLYTGCHDIISLRNAYHGNAAATMSTTAQSIWKFNVVQSGVHHAINPDPYRGLFGSDGEKYAKDVEDLIQFGTSGRVAAFMSEAIQGVGGIVELAPGYLPAAYSTIRKAGGLCIADEVQAGFARTGINFWGFENQGVVPDIVTMAKGIGNGIPLGAVVTTPEIAQVLTHHNYFNTFGGNPVCTSAGLAVLKVIEKEKLQENAHVVGSFLKERLMAIKNKHEIIGDVRGRGLLLGVELVTDRKLKTPARAETLHIMDKMKDMGVLVGKGGFRGNVFRITPPLCFTKEDADFLVDVMDCAMSKI